The proteins below come from a single Asanoa ferruginea genomic window:
- a CDS encoding TetR/AcrR family transcriptional regulator, giving the protein MARQKEFDPDVALDRAMTLFWEQGYAKTSMQELVARMGIHKRSMYDTFGDKRALYLKALDRYAETVEQVNVAAAERQTDGRAALRGLFESALPGGGQQPLGCLSVNTATELALRDPDAAARVEKSFARQQQLVLDLIRRGQETGQIAAHHDPRGLALTLFNAWVGLRVRVRTGAPRAQLRQMVDDMMTMLD; this is encoded by the coding sequence ATGGCTCGGCAGAAGGAGTTCGACCCGGATGTCGCCCTTGATCGCGCGATGACCCTGTTCTGGGAGCAGGGCTACGCGAAGACGTCGATGCAGGAGCTGGTCGCCCGGATGGGCATCCACAAGCGCAGCATGTACGACACCTTCGGCGACAAGCGGGCCCTCTACCTGAAGGCGCTGGACCGCTACGCCGAGACGGTCGAGCAGGTCAACGTCGCGGCGGCCGAGCGCCAGACCGACGGCCGGGCCGCGCTGCGTGGCCTGTTCGAGTCGGCGTTGCCCGGTGGCGGGCAGCAGCCCCTCGGCTGCCTCTCGGTCAACACCGCGACGGAGCTGGCCCTGCGTGACCCGGACGCCGCGGCCCGGGTGGAGAAGAGCTTCGCGCGGCAACAGCAGCTCGTGCTCGACCTCATCCGGCGCGGCCAGGAGACCGGGCAGATCGCTGCCCACCATGATCCGCGCGGCCTCGCGCTGACCCTGTTCAACGCCTGGGTCGGCCTGCGGGTCCGGGTGCGCACCGGCGCCCCGCGCGCGCAGCTCCGCCAGATGGTCGACGACATGATGACCATGCTCGACTGA
- a CDS encoding TetR family transcriptional regulator: MGRVSQAQALENRRRVVDAAARLFRERNVQAVSVADLMAEVGLTHGGFYKQFASKEALLTEATVQAFADLAALLADFDARHPGDHRAAQGDLIDYYLSTEHRDDVGAGCPTTGLASNIAGEDLEASARPAYAEGVEMFARWLATDSDEDLATLSTLVGALTLARATAGSDLSERILAAALKALPTQS; the protein is encoded by the coding sequence ATGGGACGGGTATCACAGGCGCAGGCGCTGGAGAACCGCAGGCGGGTCGTCGACGCGGCGGCGCGCCTGTTCCGCGAGCGCAACGTCCAGGCGGTCAGCGTCGCCGATCTGATGGCCGAGGTCGGCCTCACCCACGGCGGGTTCTACAAGCAGTTCGCCTCCAAGGAGGCGCTGCTCACCGAGGCCACCGTCCAGGCGTTCGCCGATCTCGCCGCACTGCTCGCCGACTTCGACGCCCGGCACCCCGGCGACCACCGGGCCGCCCAGGGTGACCTGATCGACTATTACCTGTCGACGGAGCACCGGGACGATGTCGGGGCGGGCTGCCCGACCACCGGCCTGGCCTCCAACATCGCCGGCGAGGATCTCGAGGCTTCAGCCCGACCGGCGTACGCCGAGGGTGTCGAGATGTTCGCCCGCTGGCTCGCGACCGACAGCGACGAGGACCTCGCCACCCTCTCGACCCTGGTCGGCGCCCTGACCCTGGCCCGCGCCACCGCCGGATCCGACCTTTCGGAACGAATCCTCGCGGCGGCCCTCAAAGCACTCCCCACACAGAGCTGA
- a CDS encoding SDR family NAD(P)-dependent oxidoreductase: MSDPNIAVVTGASTGMGAVYADRLARRGYDLLLVARNKTRLDAVASKIVESTGRSVEVLAADLADPTDLATLEDRLRTDESVALLVNNAGGTVFGPLAQADPAQLEKLITLNVTSLTRLTTAALAGFTRRGTGTIINLSSALAFNVLPVSAVYSGTKSYVVAFTQALQQELADTGIRVQAVFPGAVRTEFWDGSGIEVTAMPDEWVMSADDAVDAALAGLDAGEPMTLLSLPDIAHWDQFDAARQTLIPNLSRSVPADRYRN; encoded by the coding sequence ATGTCTGACCCGAACATCGCCGTAGTCACCGGAGCCTCGACCGGCATGGGCGCCGTCTACGCCGACCGCCTCGCCCGCCGCGGCTACGACCTCCTGCTCGTAGCCCGCAACAAGACCCGGCTCGACGCCGTCGCGAGCAAGATTGTCGAGAGCACCGGGCGCTCGGTCGAGGTGCTCGCCGCCGACCTCGCCGACCCGACCGACCTCGCGACGCTCGAAGATCGCCTGCGGACCGACGAGTCGGTCGCGCTGCTGGTCAACAACGCCGGCGGAACGGTCTTCGGCCCGCTCGCCCAGGCCGACCCGGCCCAGCTGGAGAAGCTGATCACGCTGAACGTGACCTCGCTGACCCGGCTCACCACGGCCGCGCTCGCGGGCTTCACCCGCCGGGGCACCGGCACGATCATCAACCTGTCGTCCGCCCTGGCGTTCAACGTGCTGCCGGTCAGCGCGGTCTACAGCGGCACGAAGAGCTACGTCGTGGCCTTCACCCAGGCCCTCCAGCAGGAGCTCGCCGACACCGGGATCCGCGTGCAGGCGGTCTTCCCCGGCGCGGTGCGCACCGAGTTCTGGGACGGCTCCGGCATCGAGGTCACCGCGATGCCGGACGAGTGGGTGATGTCCGCCGACGACGCGGTCGACGCCGCTCTCGCCGGCCTGGACGCGGGCGAGCCGATGACCCTGCTCTCCCTGCCGGACATCGCGCACTGGGACCAGTTCGACGCCGCCCGCCAGACGTTGATCCCCAACCTGTCCCGCTCGGTACCCGCCGACCGCTACCGCAACTGA
- a CDS encoding FAD-dependent oxidoreductase codes for MDDEVVVVGAGVSGLTTAVVLAESGVPTRVLTDRPTRETTSMVAGALWGPSFQPPFDKTLEWTAQSLDDFQRLATDPTTGVRIANVLTVGDALPDGDLPPQVTMISGLRAATSDELPPGFAAGSWGRMPVVDMPTYLGHLERRLAAAGVHIDHTRVTDLADAGERVVNCTGLGARDLAGDDTLRPVFGQHVILTNPGLDDAFMELGRDAEWTSFMPHPERVVCGGIRIPDRYDLTPDDDLTARILERCRRVEPRLRDATVIETVTGLRPDRPSVRVTVEWRDDRTLIVHNYGHSGTGVSLSWGCARESARLITGS; via the coding sequence ATGGATGACGAGGTGGTCGTCGTCGGCGCCGGGGTCAGCGGCCTGACCACGGCGGTCGTGCTGGCTGAAAGCGGCGTGCCGACCAGGGTGCTGACCGACCGACCCACGCGCGAGACGACCTCCATGGTCGCGGGCGCCCTCTGGGGACCGTCGTTCCAACCACCGTTCGACAAGACCCTGGAATGGACGGCACAGTCGCTCGACGACTTCCAGCGTCTAGCGACCGACCCGACCACGGGCGTGCGGATCGCGAACGTACTGACCGTCGGCGACGCCCTACCCGACGGCGACCTGCCGCCACAGGTCACGATGATCTCCGGCCTCCGCGCCGCCACCAGCGACGAACTGCCGCCCGGATTCGCCGCCGGCTCGTGGGGCCGGATGCCGGTGGTCGACATGCCGACCTACCTCGGCCACCTCGAACGCCGGCTCGCCGCGGCGGGTGTCCACATCGACCACACCCGGGTCACCGACCTCGCCGACGCCGGCGAGCGCGTGGTCAACTGCACCGGCCTGGGCGCCCGCGACCTGGCCGGCGACGACACCCTGCGACCCGTCTTCGGCCAGCACGTCATCCTCACCAACCCCGGCCTCGACGACGCCTTCATGGAACTCGGACGCGACGCCGAGTGGACCAGCTTCATGCCCCACCCGGAACGCGTGGTCTGCGGCGGCATCCGGATCCCGGACCGCTACGACCTGACCCCGGACGACGACCTCACCGCGCGCATCCTCGAACGCTGCCGCCGCGTCGAGCCCCGCCTGCGCGACGCCACCGTCATCGAGACGGTGACCGGCCTACGCCCCGACCGCCCTTCGGTCCGCGTCACCGTCGAATGGCGCGACGACCGGACCCTGATCGTGCACAACTACGGCCACAGCGGCACCGGGGTCAGCCTCTCGTGGGGCTGCGCCCGCGAATCCGCCCGCCTGATCACCGGAAGCTGA
- a CDS encoding tetratricopeptide repeat protein produces the protein MLEKMYKWLDDPRMSIGVRLLYGPGGQGKTRLAGKLAELSASAGWTVAEASSIKLLGLTDDIVGEQQLSVTGRGLLIVVDYGERWPTNDLRTLIVQHRRLVRVPLRVLVLARPAGLWWQSIVDTLDHFSDPEIHADAFALPPMAESRHAREEVFNSARDAFAEALRVRASDIRAPDDLDRREFRLLLAIHMAALASVHAHLSGERLPTDPDGLSAYLLRRERQEWEAIHARDPNFTEPAVMAQATFLATLTRSVSYEDGLSLLSRTHVATAVETGAKVLRDHAICYPPAAPGMVLEPLFPDRLGEDFIALQMPGHDVSYPIDAHWTPTAIDWLLDLPETQQPTGHAPEIMTVLVEVARRWPHIARDHLWPALRLRPSLATAAGPAALTRLLTIPEIDYVALAAISDYMTDPDIELYESAARIEEVVAEHRLAQKIRPADRANALLNLGRKRLDAGYVEEAYEATSAAIKLYNELNRPPADYAAELGNALTQAGIELLKLGRLAEARDVSSRTIEMLQHSAFPQAETAVALGQSFTTLGSALHDLGELEGGLEAFTEALRIRRGLGASVSNSQTLVAAALLNISILLQDQSRWDDSKSHAAESIRLYREAIGAGHRGGGRIGLARSLHSLARARWFLGEADESIKLIREAVEVSLDLAEFNHETAEELGGRVRFFRACLDDAGRVGDASALTEKAIQLFEMLANDHGLPAASNSLGQLLGSVGRHEEAVIYSRRALADFRRSANEHSPRDSTEMAMTLLSLNLDLWKLGRERESHEAIQQLLDVCREHDAAEYTKDLDYLCHHLTSTGQYETALAVVAEYAGILQTLVARGADEYRPQLAAARELRVEVLGWLGRQREVGTDTP, from the coding sequence GTGCTTGAGAAGATGTACAAGTGGCTCGATGACCCGCGGATGTCGATCGGAGTCCGCCTGTTGTACGGCCCAGGCGGCCAAGGTAAGACCCGCTTGGCAGGTAAACTGGCCGAACTTTCTGCAAGCGCAGGTTGGACAGTCGCGGAAGCTAGCAGCATAAAGCTCCTCGGTCTCACCGACGACATAGTTGGCGAGCAGCAACTCAGCGTGACCGGGCGGGGGTTGCTCATCGTTGTCGACTATGGAGAGCGATGGCCTACCAATGACTTGCGCACCCTTATTGTTCAACACCGCAGGTTGGTGCGTGTGCCGCTACGAGTCCTAGTACTTGCCCGTCCGGCCGGTCTCTGGTGGCAGTCGATAGTCGACACGCTTGATCACTTTTCCGATCCCGAAATTCACGCGGACGCGTTCGCCTTGCCCCCCATGGCGGAAAGCCGCCATGCCCGCGAAGAGGTGTTTAATAGCGCACGAGACGCATTTGCCGAAGCGTTGAGGGTGAGAGCGTCGGATATCCGTGCTCCCGACGATCTAGACAGGCGCGAATTCAGGCTGTTGCTCGCGATACACATGGCCGCGTTGGCATCTGTCCATGCTCACTTATCCGGAGAGAGGCTCCCGACAGACCCCGACGGGTTATCTGCATATCTACTTCGACGAGAGCGCCAAGAGTGGGAGGCTATCCACGCCCGAGACCCGAACTTCACCGAGCCGGCCGTAATGGCACAAGCGACCTTCCTAGCCACGCTCACCCGATCAGTCAGTTATGAAGATGGTTTATCATTGCTCAGCCGCACGCACGTCGCTACCGCCGTGGAAACTGGGGCGAAAGTTCTTCGAGATCACGCCATCTGCTATCCCCCCGCAGCGCCCGGAATGGTGTTAGAGCCCCTCTTCCCCGACCGTCTAGGCGAAGACTTCATCGCCCTGCAAATGCCAGGCCACGACGTCTCATACCCCATTGATGCACACTGGACGCCAACCGCAATTGATTGGCTTCTCGATCTTCCGGAGACGCAGCAGCCAACAGGACACGCGCCAGAGATCATGACAGTACTCGTCGAAGTAGCGCGGCGATGGCCACACATTGCCCGAGACCATTTGTGGCCCGCTCTTCGGCTGCGGCCTAGCTTAGCAACCGCGGCCGGGCCGGCCGCTTTGACGCGTTTGCTTACCATTCCCGAAATCGATTACGTCGCCTTAGCGGCGATCAGCGACTACATGACCGATCCGGATATTGAATTATATGAAAGCGCGGCCAGAATCGAAGAAGTTGTTGCCGAACATCGACTGGCCCAGAAAATACGTCCGGCCGACAGAGCTAATGCTCTTCTCAACCTCGGCCGGAAACGGCTAGACGCTGGTTACGTCGAAGAGGCTTACGAGGCGACGTCCGCAGCTATCAAGCTATATAACGAGCTAAACCGGCCTCCTGCGGACTACGCTGCCGAATTGGGCAATGCGCTGACTCAAGCGGGCATTGAGCTACTTAAGCTGGGGAGGCTCGCAGAGGCACGCGATGTTTCGTCGCGAACAATCGAGATGCTACAGCATTCGGCTTTCCCTCAAGCCGAGACTGCGGTTGCACTTGGGCAGTCTTTTACGACGCTGGGTAGTGCCTTGCATGATCTAGGCGAGTTGGAAGGCGGCTTGGAAGCCTTTACAGAGGCCCTAAGGATTCGCCGCGGTTTGGGCGCGAGCGTATCCAACTCGCAAACGCTAGTCGCGGCCGCGCTGCTCAATATCAGTATTCTTTTGCAAGACCAGTCGAGGTGGGACGACTCAAAGTCTCATGCCGCCGAGTCGATTCGACTGTATCGCGAGGCAATCGGTGCAGGACATCGCGGTGGTGGACGAATCGGACTGGCGAGGTCGTTGCATAGTCTGGCGCGCGCACGTTGGTTTCTTGGCGAGGCGGACGAGTCGATCAAACTAATCCGAGAAGCAGTAGAGGTGTCCCTCGACCTTGCTGAGTTCAATCACGAAACGGCGGAAGAGCTGGGAGGACGGGTCCGCTTCTTTCGGGCGTGTCTAGACGACGCTGGCAGAGTCGGCGATGCCTCCGCGTTGACCGAGAAGGCCATTCAACTATTCGAAATGCTTGCAAACGACCACGGTCTGCCGGCGGCGAGTAATAGTCTTGGTCAGCTCCTTGGATCGGTTGGTCGGCACGAGGAAGCCGTCATCTATTCCCGCCGGGCTTTGGCCGATTTTCGGCGATCTGCAAACGAACACTCGCCGCGAGACTCGACCGAAATGGCCATGACGTTGCTCAGCCTCAATCTCGACTTGTGGAAACTAGGCCGCGAAAGGGAATCGCACGAAGCGATCCAACAGTTGTTAGATGTTTGCCGAGAGCACGACGCCGCCGAGTACACGAAGGATCTCGATTACCTGTGCCACCACCTGACGTCTACAGGGCAGTATGAAACAGCCTTGGCCGTGGTTGCGGAGTATGCAGGAATCTTGCAGACTCTCGTTGCCCGCGGTGCCGACGAGTACCGACCGCAACTCGCTGCGGCACGGGAGCTTCGGGTGGAGGTTCTGGGGTGGCTAGGTCGGCAGCGAGAGGTCGGAACCGACACCCCGTGA
- a CDS encoding TetR/AcrR family transcriptional regulator — protein MAIGSPGPETERVDGRTARAERTRAAIVDAHLALIGEGDLRPTGERIAERAGVSLRALWTNFKDMETLFEASGAQVLGSYDAAYVPVPPDLPLAERVARYCRQRGRLMQLIAAPARAAAVREPFSPQLRRNRQKHIDRVRDEVTQVFAVELRLAGPEADTLRDALIAASMWPAWSMLREGLSLSPEEAEKVMTRTIAALLTADA, from the coding sequence ATGGCCATCGGTTCGCCAGGCCCCGAGACCGAGCGCGTCGACGGCCGCACGGCGCGGGCGGAACGCACCCGGGCGGCGATCGTCGACGCACACCTGGCCCTGATCGGCGAGGGCGACCTGCGCCCGACGGGGGAGCGGATCGCGGAGCGGGCCGGGGTGTCGCTCCGTGCACTGTGGACCAACTTCAAGGACATGGAAACCCTGTTCGAGGCCAGCGGCGCCCAGGTGCTGGGCTCCTACGACGCGGCCTACGTGCCGGTGCCGCCGGACCTGCCGCTGGCGGAGCGGGTGGCCCGCTACTGCCGGCAGCGGGGGCGGCTCATGCAACTGATCGCGGCACCGGCCCGGGCCGCCGCGGTGCGCGAGCCGTTCTCGCCACAGCTACGCCGCAACCGCCAGAAACACATCGACCGGGTACGCGACGAGGTCACCCAGGTCTTCGCCGTGGAGTTGCGGCTCGCCGGACCGGAAGCCGACACGTTGCGCGACGCCTTGATCGCCGCGTCGATGTGGCCGGCCTGGTCCATGCTCCGGGAAGGCCTGTCACTGTCTCCGGAGGAGGCGGAGAAGGTGATGACCCGCACCATCGCCGCACTCCTGACCGCCGACGCGTAA
- a CDS encoding SDR family oxidoreductase, with product MTASLTGRVALVTGASRGIGLAIAARLAAAGAKVCVTARKPDPLAEAVSLLGGPSVALGVAGRADDPEHRAAAVASATEAFGPIDILVNNTGINPVFGPLMEMDLGAARKIFEVNLLSALGWVQEVYGGAARPGVVVNVSSVGGRVPPPGISFYGITKAALEHLTRCLAVEMAPHVRVNAVAPAVVKTKFATLLYEGREDEVAASYPLARLGVPDDVAAAVAFLASSEAAWITGQTLVIDGGVTLTGRGA from the coding sequence GTGACCGCTTCCCTGACCGGCCGGGTGGCACTGGTCACCGGCGCGAGCCGGGGCATCGGCCTGGCGATCGCGGCCCGTCTGGCCGCCGCGGGCGCGAAGGTCTGCGTGACCGCCCGCAAGCCGGACCCGCTCGCCGAGGCCGTCTCTCTGTTGGGTGGCCCGTCGGTCGCGCTCGGTGTGGCCGGCCGCGCCGACGACCCCGAGCACCGGGCCGCGGCTGTCGCTTCGGCGACGGAAGCGTTCGGGCCGATCGACATCCTGGTCAACAACACCGGCATCAACCCGGTCTTCGGCCCGCTGATGGAGATGGACCTCGGCGCGGCCCGGAAGATCTTCGAGGTCAACCTGCTGTCGGCGCTGGGCTGGGTCCAGGAGGTCTACGGCGGCGCCGCTCGTCCCGGGGTGGTCGTCAACGTCTCGTCGGTCGGTGGCCGGGTGCCGCCGCCCGGCATTTCCTTCTACGGCATCACCAAGGCGGCGCTGGAGCACCTGACCCGCTGCCTGGCGGTGGAGATGGCACCGCACGTGCGGGTCAACGCGGTCGCGCCGGCGGTGGTGAAGACGAAGTTCGCGACGCTGCTCTACGAAGGCCGCGAAGACGAGGTCGCGGCCTCTTACCCGCTGGCCCGCCTGGGCGTCCCCGACGACGTGGCGGCGGCGGTCGCGTTCCTGGCGTCCTCTGAAGCGGCCTGGATCACCGGGCAGACGCTGGTGATCGACGGCGGGGTCACGCTGACCGGGCGGGGCGCCTGA
- a CDS encoding acyl-CoA dehydrogenase family protein has translation MSDLLDLLESPDEQDLRSGVRDMLAAECPWQTVLSFVSEGAEAYDAKLWRTVATGMGLAGLLVPESQGGAGAQWRAAAIVVEELGRAVAPVPFVSSAVVATTALGSSDEPSLLGRLASGELTAALAVPYGLWSAPTLLSVVDGAVTGTVRGVADALGAGLLLVPADDGLYAVDGAAVRRTRVLSLDETRPLADLEFRAAPARLVGSLSAVPCALRAAATMTAAEQIGLASWCLDETVGYLKERYQFGRPVGSFQALKHRLADLWVELTQARAVVAYAAADLAAGAADGRVAASLAKIVGSEVAVRAAEECVQMHGGIGFTWEHPAHLYLKRAKATAVAYGSPDRHRARLATLVDLPLEES, from the coding sequence ATGAGCGACCTGCTGGACCTGCTGGAGTCGCCGGACGAGCAGGACCTGCGATCCGGCGTACGCGACATGCTGGCCGCGGAATGCCCCTGGCAGACGGTGCTGTCGTTCGTGTCGGAAGGCGCCGAGGCCTACGACGCGAAGCTCTGGCGCACGGTGGCCACCGGCATGGGCCTGGCCGGCCTGCTGGTCCCCGAGTCGCAGGGCGGCGCCGGCGCCCAGTGGCGCGCGGCGGCGATCGTGGTCGAGGAGTTGGGCCGGGCCGTCGCGCCGGTGCCGTTCGTGTCCAGCGCGGTGGTCGCCACCACGGCGCTCGGCTCGTCCGACGAGCCGTCGTTGCTGGGCCGGCTGGCGTCGGGCGAGCTGACCGCGGCGCTGGCGGTGCCCTATGGCCTGTGGTCGGCACCCACGCTGCTGTCGGTGGTGGACGGTGCGGTCACCGGCACGGTGCGCGGTGTTGCCGACGCCCTCGGAGCCGGTTTGCTGCTGGTCCCCGCCGACGACGGCCTCTACGCGGTCGACGGCGCCGCGGTCCGGCGTACCCGGGTGCTCTCTCTTGATGAGACCCGTCCGTTGGCCGACCTGGAGTTCCGCGCGGCGCCCGCCCGCTTGGTCGGCTCGCTGTCGGCGGTGCCCTGCGCGCTGCGGGCGGCGGCCACGATGACCGCGGCCGAGCAGATCGGGCTGGCGTCGTGGTGCCTCGATGAAACAGTCGGCTACCTCAAGGAGCGCTACCAGTTCGGCCGCCCGGTCGGTTCGTTCCAGGCGCTCAAGCACCGCCTGGCCGACCTGTGGGTGGAGCTGACCCAGGCCCGCGCGGTCGTCGCCTACGCGGCCGCCGACCTGGCGGCCGGCGCGGCGGACGGTCGGGTGGCGGCGTCGCTCGCCAAGATCGTAGGGTCCGAGGTCGCGGTCCGCGCGGCCGAGGAGTGCGTGCAGATGCACGGCGGCATCGGCTTCACCTGGGAACACCCCGCCCACCTCTACCTCAAGCGGGCCAAGGCGACCGCGGTCGCGTACGGTTCGCCCGACCGGCACCGCGCCCGCCTGGCCACGCTGGTCGACCTACCGCTGGAGGAGTCGTGA
- a CDS encoding acyl-CoA dehydrogenase family protein encodes MAEPITEADLRERISAFLADHDPAGDRLAFLRARFDAGLAWVHFPVGLGGLAAGRALQPVADDAFAAAGAPDNRPSRIGIGLGMAAPTILVHGTDAQRTRFLRPLWTGEEVWCQLFSEPGAGSDLAGLATRARRDGDGWLLDGQKVWTSMAHVARWAILLARTDPDVPKHAGLTFFVLDMTAPGVEVRPLRQLTGEAEFNEVYLTGVRVPDEHRLGDVGAGWKVAQTTLMNERVSIGGGALPREGGMIGVLARAWREQPAVRTPGMHDTVMRLWVRAEAARLTGLRVRQQLAAGAPGPDGSAVKLSFATLNQQISAAELDLRGDEGLRRDSWAMSRPDDVDFTGRDTGYRYLRAKGNSIEGGTSEVLRNIIAERVLGLPAEPRVDTRVAWKDLPR; translated from the coding sequence ATGGCGGAGCCCATCACCGAGGCCGACCTGCGGGAGCGGATCTCGGCGTTCCTGGCCGACCACGACCCGGCCGGCGATCGCCTCGCCTTCCTGCGCGCGCGCTTCGACGCCGGGTTGGCCTGGGTGCACTTCCCGGTCGGGCTCGGCGGGCTCGCCGCCGGACGGGCGCTTCAGCCGGTCGCCGACGACGCGTTCGCCGCCGCCGGGGCCCCCGACAACCGGCCGTCCCGGATCGGCATCGGCCTCGGCATGGCGGCGCCGACGATCCTCGTGCACGGCACCGACGCCCAACGCACCCGCTTCCTGCGTCCGCTGTGGACCGGCGAAGAGGTGTGGTGCCAGCTCTTCAGCGAGCCCGGCGCCGGCTCCGACCTCGCCGGCCTGGCCACCCGGGCCCGCCGCGACGGCGACGGCTGGCTGCTCGACGGCCAGAAGGTGTGGACCTCGATGGCCCACGTCGCGCGCTGGGCGATCCTGCTCGCCCGCACCGATCCCGACGTGCCCAAGCACGCCGGGCTGACGTTCTTCGTGCTCGACATGACCGCACCCGGCGTCGAGGTGCGGCCGCTGCGCCAGCTCACCGGCGAGGCCGAGTTCAACGAGGTCTACCTGACCGGCGTCCGGGTGCCCGACGAGCACCGCCTCGGCGACGTCGGCGCCGGCTGGAAGGTCGCGCAGACCACACTGATGAACGAGCGGGTGTCGATCGGCGGCGGCGCGCTGCCCCGCGAAGGCGGCATGATCGGCGTGCTGGCCAGGGCCTGGCGCGAGCAGCCGGCCGTGCGTACCCCCGGCATGCACGACACCGTCATGCGGCTCTGGGTCCGCGCCGAGGCCGCCCGGCTGACCGGCCTGCGGGTCCGGCAGCAACTCGCGGCCGGCGCGCCCGGGCCCGACGGCTCGGCGGTCAAGCTCTCGTTCGCCACGCTCAACCAGCAGATCTCCGCCGCCGAACTCGACCTGCGCGGCGACGAGGGCCTGCGCCGCGATTCGTGGGCGATGAGCCGCCCCGACGACGTCGACTTCACGGGCCGCGACACCGGCTACCGCTATCTGCGGGCGAAGGGCAACTCGATCGAGGGCGGCACCTCCGAGGTGCTGCGCAATATCATCGCCGAGCGGGTGCTCGGCCTGCCCGCCGAGCCGCGGGTCGACACCCGCGTCGCATGGAAGGACCTGCCCCGATGA
- a CDS encoding TOBE domain-containing protein, protein MRLSIRNQLDGTILSVSRGEAMAAVKARLSSGQDLTAAITRESADELQLIAGLPVTMLVKATDVALATGAVGDVSIRNQLPGRVTSLTGGAAMTTLKVAVDGGGALTAVVTNDAVNDLDLSEGDEVVALVKATEVSVAVE, encoded by the coding sequence ATGCGACTCAGCATCCGCAACCAGCTCGACGGCACGATCCTCTCGGTGTCCCGGGGCGAGGCGATGGCGGCCGTGAAGGCCCGCCTGTCCAGCGGACAGGATCTGACCGCCGCGATCACCCGGGAGAGCGCCGACGAGCTCCAGCTCATCGCCGGCCTGCCGGTGACCATGCTGGTCAAGGCGACCGACGTCGCGCTGGCCACCGGTGCGGTCGGTGACGTGAGCATCCGCAACCAGCTCCCCGGCCGCGTCACGTCGCTGACCGGCGGCGCCGCCATGACCACCCTGAAGGTCGCGGTCGACGGTGGCGGCGCGCTCACCGCGGTGGTCACCAACGACGCCGTCAACGACCTCGACCTCAGCGAGGGCGACGAGGTGGTCGCCCTGGTCAAGGCGACGGAGGTCAGCGTCGCCGTCGAGTGA
- a CDS encoding maleylpyruvate isomerase N-terminal domain-containing protein — MHRTAFLDAAAIAVDLLADRAVADRWTEPSALTGLTVGGLAGHLARQFHQVIEAVEKPASEQEPRDLMAHYAAAAWLGQDIDAPANVAIRGQSDDYAAVGHAPLIERAHAELATLRSILPGLEPDRSVLIWTGWALTLDDLLVTRMMEISVHSDDIAVSVGLPTPTFPPPVITPVLGLLTALAVARHGQTAVLRGLSRRERAPETISAL; from the coding sequence ATGCACCGCACGGCATTCCTCGACGCGGCGGCGATCGCCGTCGACCTGCTCGCCGACCGGGCGGTCGCTGACCGGTGGACCGAGCCGAGCGCGCTGACCGGGCTCACTGTCGGCGGCCTGGCCGGCCACCTCGCGCGGCAGTTCCACCAGGTGATCGAGGCCGTCGAGAAGCCCGCTTCAGAGCAGGAGCCGCGCGACCTGATGGCCCACTACGCCGCGGCGGCGTGGCTCGGCCAGGACATCGACGCACCGGCCAACGTGGCCATCCGGGGGCAGAGCGACGACTACGCCGCCGTCGGCCACGCGCCGCTGATCGAGCGGGCGCACGCCGAACTCGCCACCCTGCGGTCGATCCTGCCCGGGCTGGAGCCCGACCGGTCGGTGCTGATCTGGACCGGTTGGGCACTGACGCTCGACGACCTGCTGGTCACCCGGATGATGGAGATCAGCGTCCACAGTGACGACATCGCGGTCAGCGTCGGCCTGCCGACCCCCACGTTCCCGCCGCCGGTGATCACCCCCGTGCTCGGGCTGCTGACCGCGCTGGCGGTCGCGCGGCACGGCCAGACCGCGGTGCTGCGCGGCCTCAGCCGCCGGGAGCGCGCGCCGGAGACGATCTCCGCGCTCTGA